In Longimicrobiaceae bacterium, one genomic interval encodes:
- a CDS encoding methyltransferase domain-containing protein — protein sequence MHKNSRLLFQKYAKPYFTPQSRVLEIGPDADPSTYRGLVEVEGPVAQWDTLDFAARTDVPLTYRSTSDYTFPVPDASYDIVYSAQVIEHVKKIWVWMRELARVCKPGGLVITINPVSWHYHESPVDCWRIYPEGMRALSDDAGLEVLLSEWGSVEMEGIEAKMPRLLRKQQVWQRLSGVLGMVNAVTKLPVEAAYDTVTVARKPV from the coding sequence ATGCACAAGAACAGCCGTCTGCTCTTCCAGAAGTACGCGAAGCCTTACTTCACCCCGCAGAGCAGGGTGCTGGAGATCGGGCCCGACGCCGACCCGTCCACCTACCGTGGCCTGGTGGAGGTGGAAGGGCCCGTGGCGCAGTGGGACACGCTGGATTTCGCCGCGCGCACTGACGTCCCGCTCACGTACCGATCGACGTCCGACTACACGTTTCCGGTGCCGGACGCGTCGTACGACATCGTGTACTCGGCCCAGGTGATCGAGCACGTGAAGAAGATCTGGGTGTGGATGCGCGAGCTGGCGCGCGTGTGCAAACCGGGCGGGCTGGTGATCACCATCAATCCGGTGAGCTGGCACTACCACGAGTCGCCGGTGGACTGCTGGCGCATCTACCCCGAAGGCATGCGCGCCCTGAGCGACGACGCGGGCCTGGAGGTGCTGCTCTCGGAGTGGGGGAGCGTGGAGATGGAAGGGATCGAGGCGAAGATGCCGCGCCTGCTCCGCAAGCAGCAGGTCTGGCAGCGCCTCTCCGGCGTCCTGGGCATGGTGAACGCCGTCACCAAGCTGCCAGTGGAAGCGGCGTACGACACCGTCACCGTCGCGCGGAAGCCGGTGTAG